A single genomic interval of Hyphomicrobium methylovorum harbors:
- a CDS encoding malonate decarboxylase subunit alpha: protein MNKNKVVSSDEAIARIRDGDVVTTTGFVQSCIPESLHAALEKRFVETGAPRDLTLIMCAGAGDSKGLGTGRLHHDGLLKRVIAANFGRMPKVASAAQDNKIQGYNLPQGVISKLYRSCASGSPGLFTKVGLHTYVDPRLGGGKVNSVTKDDLVRLVEVEGKEWLFYKATPINVALIRATSADPLGNLSMEKEALTLDVLAQAMAAHANGGIVIAQVERIVADGSIKPKDVKVPGILVDCVVVAETAELHRMNYGVMYDPGLAGEVRVTVDSLPKMKLDERKIIARRAAFELPPNGVINLGVGAPDGVANVANEEGVTPYLVMTTEAGAVGGVLAGGSSFGSSLNAHSVLDQNQMFDFYHGGGLDLTCLGMAECDSLGNVNTSKFGGRLNGCGGFIDISQNARAVVFAGTFTAGGLEVAIEDGKLKIIKEGKARKFVKQVEQVTFAGQYAAQRSQPVIYVTERCVFQLTEHGLELIEVAPGIDIDRDILAHMAFKPHIHNPDTMDPRLFSDAPMDLLSDLMNLKLSERISYDPASNLLSVNLKSWSVRKKSDVVDLQKAISDACTAAGRRVNAVVNQDRSRIAEDLYDDYANMVAYLKKTHYANVARYATSVITRDKLQDALRRRGLQTRVYDRAEDAMASLEREPAE, encoded by the coding sequence ATCAATAAGAATAAGGTCGTCTCATCGGATGAGGCGATTGCGCGGATTCGCGATGGCGATGTCGTTACGACGACGGGATTCGTTCAAAGCTGTATCCCGGAAAGCCTGCATGCTGCGCTTGAGAAGCGGTTTGTAGAAACTGGCGCGCCGCGCGATCTGACGCTCATCATGTGCGCGGGTGCGGGCGACAGCAAAGGGCTCGGCACCGGCCGGCTTCATCACGACGGATTGCTGAAGCGCGTTATCGCCGCCAACTTCGGGCGCATGCCGAAAGTTGCCTCGGCCGCGCAGGACAACAAAATCCAAGGCTATAACCTGCCTCAGGGCGTCATTTCCAAACTCTACCGGAGCTGTGCTTCTGGCAGTCCCGGCCTTTTCACAAAAGTCGGATTGCACACTTACGTCGATCCGCGTCTCGGCGGCGGAAAGGTCAACTCGGTCACGAAGGACGACCTAGTCCGACTGGTCGAAGTTGAAGGCAAGGAGTGGCTTTTCTACAAGGCGACACCGATCAACGTCGCACTTATTCGCGCGACGAGCGCCGATCCGCTGGGCAACCTCAGCATGGAGAAGGAAGCGCTGACGCTTGATGTGCTTGCGCAAGCAATGGCTGCGCACGCAAACGGCGGTATCGTTATCGCGCAGGTCGAGCGCATCGTTGCTGACGGTTCGATCAAGCCGAAGGACGTAAAAGTTCCGGGCATTCTCGTGGATTGCGTCGTCGTTGCTGAAACGGCTGAACTGCATCGCATGAACTACGGCGTCATGTACGATCCGGGTCTTGCGGGCGAAGTTCGCGTGACGGTCGATAGCCTGCCGAAAATGAAGCTCGACGAGCGCAAGATCATCGCGCGGCGCGCGGCGTTCGAACTGCCGCCGAACGGGGTAATCAACCTCGGCGTTGGCGCGCCGGATGGCGTGGCAAACGTTGCGAACGAAGAAGGCGTGACGCCCTATCTCGTTATGACGACGGAAGCCGGCGCGGTCGGCGGCGTGCTTGCGGGCGGATCGAGCTTCGGCTCATCGCTCAACGCGCATTCGGTTCTCGATCAAAACCAGATGTTCGACTTCTATCATGGCGGTGGTCTCGATCTGACGTGCCTTGGCATGGCGGAATGCGACAGCCTTGGCAACGTCAACACGAGCAAGTTCGGCGGCCGCCTGAACGGTTGCGGCGGCTTCATCGACATTTCGCAGAACGCGCGTGCGGTCGTGTTCGCTGGCACGTTCACCGCCGGTGGGCTTGAGGTCGCTATCGAGGATGGCAAGCTCAAGATCATCAAGGAAGGCAAGGCGCGGAAGTTCGTGAAGCAGGTCGAGCAGGTTACGTTCGCGGGGCAGTATGCTGCTCAGCGTTCGCAGCCGGTGATCTACGTGACGGAGCGTTGCGTGTTCCAGCTCACCGAGCACGGTCTCGAACTGATTGAAGTTGCACCGGGCATCGACATTGATCGCGATATTCTCGCGCACATGGCGTTCAAGCCGCATATTCACAATCCAGACACGATGGACCCGCGTCTCTTTAGCGACGCGCCGATGGACCTACTTTCCGATCTGATGAACCTGAAGCTCAGCGAGCGGATCAGCTACGATCCGGCAAGCAATCTGCTTTCGGTCAATCTGAAATCCTGGAGCGTGCGCAAGAAGTCAGATGTCGTCGATCTGCAGAAGGCAATCTCGGATGCCTGCACGGCAGCGGGCCGCCGCGTCAACGCTGTCGTCAATCAGGACCGCAGCCGGATCGCCGAAGACCTGTATGACGACTATGCGAACATGGTCGCGTATCTGAAGAAGACCCACTACGCGAACGTCGCCCGTTACGCGACGAGCGTGATCACGCGTGACAAGCTGCAGGATGCGCTGCGGCGGCGCGGGCTGCAGACGCGCGTTTACGATCGTGCCGAAGACGCCATGGCCTCGCTTGAGCGCGAACCGGCTGAGTAA